One bacterium genomic window, CAACAGCGAAATCGGCACGATCCAACCCATCGCCCGGATAGGCGCTTGCGCAAAAGCGCACGGCGTTCTGTTTCATACGGATGCGGTCCAGGCCATCGGGAAAATGCCCATCGACGTCCACAGCGATCAGATCGATCTATTGTCTGTTTCCGCTCATAAAATCTACGGTCCCAAAGGAGTGGGCGCTTTGTATGTGCGCAAAGGGGTGAAATTGACGCCGCAGTTCCATGGCGGCGGTCATGAACGTGGTATGCGTTCCGGCACGCTGAATGTGGCCGGCATTGTCGGTCTGGGCAAAGCCGCCGAAATGGCCTATCGCGACCGTGAAAAAGAGACCAGCCGTCTACTCAAATTGCGCGACAGGCTGGCTCAGGGCATTCGAGCCAAGATCGATCAGGTGCAGCTCAACGGCCATCCGCTGCACCGGCTGGCGAATAATTTGAATTTCAGCTTTGCCTATGTAGAGGGCGAATCCTTGATCCTGGCGTGCCGCGAAGTGGCCCTCTCCTCAGGGTCTGCGTGCACCTCCTCTTCGTTGCAATCATCCTATGTGCTGCGCGCCATTGGTGTGCCGGACTCTTTGGCGCACTGCTCCATTCGCTTCGGTCTGGGCAAGAGCAACGATGAAGAACAGATCGATTTTCTCATCGATCTGCTGGCAAAAAATGTCAGTCGGTTGCGAGAGATGTCGCCGCTCTATGAAATGGCTCGGGAAGGAATCGATATTGAAAAGTTCTCCTGGTCGAAACACGATCATGAACATTAAAATGAGGATCGGTCATTATGGATGCATGGGATGAATATACCGAAAAAGTTATGGACCATTACGAGCATCCGCGCAACGTGGGCGTGGTCGAAAATCCAAGTGGCATCGGCGTCGTCGGCAATCCTGCTTGCGGCGATGTCATGAAATTGAGCATTGAGGTTAAAGACGATGTCATTGTGGACGCCCGTTTCAAGACCTTCGGTTGCGGTGCCGCCATTGCCACCAGTTCCATGGTGACTGAGATGATCAAAGGCAAGCGTCTGGATGAAGCCTTAAAGGTGTCCAACAAAGCGGTGGCTGAGTCCCTCGGCGGCCTGCCCAAGATTAAAATGCATTGTTCGGTGCTTGCCGAAGACGCCCTGAAAGCCGCGATTGACGACTATTATAAAAAACAGAAACAGGAGGCCAAGAAATGAACGACCTCAAATTATACATGGTGTATTACTTGGGCGGCAATCCGTGCTGGAACCTGCGTGTGGCGCGCTCGCCAGAAGAGGCGCTGATGAACTGCTTTGAACATTCGGGCAAGCCGCGACCGGCGGATGCAGCGGAATGCAGCTGCCGGGCGGAAGAAGTGACGCTGGCAGGCTACCGCATCTCGATTGAAAAAATTTGATAAGACGAAACAGCCGGATGGATAAAAAGATGATCGACATCGGAGAACGCAACGAATGAAACCGATTGAAATACAACCTCAGGTCTATTGGATCGGCGCTCTGCACCCGGATTTACGCATCTTTGACATCATCATGGCAACCAAGAACGGCACCACCTACAACAGCTACCTGGTCAAGGGCGAAAAGACCGCTGTCATCGACACCGTCAAGGAAAAGTTCGTCGGTTCCTTTCTTGAACGCATCGGCGATCTGGTGGAGCCGGCCGCCATCGACTATATTGTGGTGCAGCACAATGAAATGGATCACTCTGGCAGCCTGCGCGCTTTGCTGGACATTGCCCCTGCGGCGCAGATCGTCTGCGCCAAGCCGGCGGTCAAATTCGTTCAGCAAGTCCTCAACCGGGAGGCGTCCTGCCTGATTGTGGATCCTGCTCAACCGCTCGATCTGGGCGGTAAGACGCTGCAATTTCTGCCCGCACCGTTTCTGCATTGGCCGGACACCATGATGACCTATCTGCGTGAGGAGGAATTGCTGTTCAGCTGCGATGTTTTCGCCGCCCATTATTGCGACAGCCGGCTTTTTAATGATCAGATCAACCGCGACTTTTGGCCGGACTATGAATACTATTTTCAGACCATCTTTAGGCCTTTCAAGAAGCATGTCCGCAACGGGCTGAAAAAACTCGTCGATCTCCCTATTCGCATGATCGCACCATCCCATGGACCCGTGCTGCGGCGGGATGTGAAAAGATATATTGAAGCATATGAGCGATGGTCCGCTCCGGCGCCGGCTAATGTTCCGCCTAAAGCTTTGGTCTTTTATGCCAGCGCCTATGGCAACACCGAACTCATGGCCAGGCATATCGCCCGGGGGTTGGAGGAGGGCCATGTGCAGGCCGTGCTGCTGGATGCCACCGCGCTCCAGGTTCAGGATCACCTGGAGAGCATCGAAACAGCGGATGCTTTACTGTTCGGCAGCCCGACCCTTAACAACGATGCAGTCAAACCGATCTGGGAAATTCTGACCAGCCTTGTCACTTTGGATATCAAGGGTAAAATCGCCGCGAGTTTTGGTTCCATGGGCTGGAGCGGAGAGGCCGTAGAAATGTTGGACCATCGGCTGACCAGCCTTAAATTTAAAGTCCCATTTCCCGGTCTCACCGCTACCCTGGTGCCCAGCTCCGATGATCTGCAAAAATGCGTCGCATTCGGCCGATCCATTGCCCAACAACTTGGATGAGCTGAATGCCTTTAAAATAGCGTGAATACATTGCAGGAGTTGTACATGGCAGATAAAGCAGATCTGGCGGTCATCGGTTCCGGCCCAGGCGGCTACGTGGCTGCAATCCGCGCCAGTCAATTAGGGCTGAAAACCGTCGTCGTGGAAAAGGCGGAACTCGGCGGCATTTGCCTCAACTGGGGTTGCATACCCACCAAAGCGTTGTTGCACTCCGCCACTTTGTACAATCAGATCAAACATGCCGGTGAGTTTGGTGTGCAGGTCCAGGAGGCCGCCGTGGATCTGGCCAAAATGGTGAAACACAGCCGTGCGACCGCCCAACGACTTTCCAAGGGCATCGAATTTTTATTTCGAAAAAATAATGTGAGTGTGATCCGGGGCCATGCCGCTCTTGCCGCACAGGGCCGGATCACTGTGACAACCACAGAGGGCAAGAAAGAGCTGCTCGAAGCTGACGACATCCTGATCGCCGCCGGCGCCCGGCCGCGCACACTTCCCGGAGTCGAGTTCGACGGTCAGCAAATCATCACCAGCCGTGAGGCGATGGTTCCGCAACAGTTGCCTGAATCGATGATCATCATCGGTGCCGGCGCCATCGGTGTCGAGTTCGCCTATTTCTATGCAACCCTCGGAGTTCGGATCACTCTCGTGGAGATGCTGCCCCAAATCCTGCCGATCGAAGATGCTGAAGTGGCTGAAGTTGTGGCCAAAGCTTTCAAAAAGCTCGGTGTCACGATTCTCACCGGAACCCGTGTTTTGCACGCAAGAAAAATCGATAACGGCGTGCAAGTTAAAATCAACAACCAAAATGGCGAACAGACTCTACAGGCCTCCCAAACCCTGGTGGCCGTCGGCGTCACCGGCAATGTGGAAAATTTGGGCCTCGAGGACTTGGGGGTCAAGACGGAAAAGGGATTCATACCCGTCGACCGTCGGTCGTTTCAGACGAATGTCGCTCATATCTACGCCATCGGCGATGTAATCGGCGCCCCCTGGCTTGCGCATGTGGCTTCGGCCGAGGGGATCACTGCGGTGGAGCACTTGGCCGGCAAAACCCCGGCCGCCATCAATTATGACCATATTCCGGGATGCACCTACTGTCAGCCG contains:
- a CDS encoding aminotransferase class V-fold PLP-dependent enzyme, yielding NSEIGTIQPIARIGACAKAHGVLFHTDAVQAIGKMPIDVHSDQIDLLSVSAHKIYGPKGVGALYVRKGVKLTPQFHGGGHERGMRSGTLNVAGIVGLGKAAEMAYRDREKETSRLLKLRDRLAQGIRAKIDQVQLNGHPLHRLANNLNFSFAYVEGESLILACREVALSSGSACTSSSLQSSYVLRAIGVPDSLAHCSIRFGLGKSNDEEQIDFLIDLLAKNVSRLREMSPLYEMAREGIDIEKFSWSKHDHEH
- the nifU gene encoding Fe-S cluster assembly scaffold protein NifU, which codes for MDAWDEYTEKVMDHYEHPRNVGVVENPSGIGVVGNPACGDVMKLSIEVKDDVIVDARFKTFGCGAAIATSSMVTEMIKGKRLDEALKVSNKAVAESLGGLPKIKMHCSVLAEDALKAAIDDYYKKQKQEAKK
- a CDS encoding FprA family A-type flavoprotein, which gives rise to MKPIEIQPQVYWIGALHPDLRIFDIIMATKNGTTYNSYLVKGEKTAVIDTVKEKFVGSFLERIGDLVEPAAIDYIVVQHNEMDHSGSLRALLDIAPAAQIVCAKPAVKFVQQVLNREASCLIVDPAQPLDLGGKTLQFLPAPFLHWPDTMMTYLREEELLFSCDVFAAHYCDSRLFNDQINRDFWPDYEYYFQTIFRPFKKHVRNGLKKLVDLPIRMIAPSHGPVLRRDVKRYIEAYERWSAPAPANVPPKALVFYASAYGNTELMARHIARGLEEGHVQAVLLDATALQVQDHLESIETADALLFGSPTLNNDAVKPIWEILTSLVTLDIKGKIAASFGSMGWSGEAVEMLDHRLTSLKFKVPFPGLTATLVPSSDDLQKCVAFGRSIAQQLG
- the lpdA gene encoding dihydrolipoyl dehydrogenase, with product MADKADLAVIGSGPGGYVAAIRASQLGLKTVVVEKAELGGICLNWGCIPTKALLHSATLYNQIKHAGEFGVQVQEAAVDLAKMVKHSRATAQRLSKGIEFLFRKNNVSVIRGHAALAAQGRITVTTTEGKKELLEADDILIAAGARPRTLPGVEFDGQQIITSREAMVPQQLPESMIIIGAGAIGVEFAYFYATLGVRITLVEMLPQILPIEDAEVAEVVAKAFKKLGVTILTGTRVLHARKIDNGVQVKINNQNGEQTLQASQTLVAVGVTGNVENLGLEDLGVKTEKGFIPVDRRSFQTNVAHIYAIGDVIGAPWLAHVASAEGITAVEHLAGKTPAAINYDHIPGCTYCQPQVASFGLTEQKAKDKGLDVKIGRFPFRANGKSLAMGESEGFVKLIFDARYGELLGGHIVGAEATELLAELGVAKTLETTAEEIIQTIHAHPTISESIKEAAEDAFGQAIHI